One Methanobrevibacter millerae genomic region harbors:
- a CDS encoding Ig-like domain repeat protein, translating into MKKRLLISLCLVLVFYISIAGASAIGDNNQTLQTASDANEIMTYSIYEYDFNVDESNVTLSVSENEDLLTSGFLYVNGSVNESGTGGEDSPYKTISEAISASSEGDTIFIASGTYFGSDNIALTIDRELSIISYGNEDVIMDGEENSWIWHVSSSNVLIDGITFINAYASNGSAIYYESGSTNNIINNSKFINNYAASCAGAVFYYSGQNSQILNTIFENNTAYSGGAIYYYSTSNNITYINSVFINNSAQTGGALCFDNSIDNINLINLNFTNNKADYGSVLYAGGINSLNLSNDIFLDNQASSISLIPRVNIFNDTISAVWEGGNNIMNAIYASGLENIKLSNVTYWNGDGVVNSDDAEPVFGYSGQNITLEIYNAGNDELLFNETYTTDENASVLFNYSSLSKDNSFKYVIYHVEDSYYTSIEFTDEFNPIVGDFESLQYLVDQASENDVIELMCNYTYTIGIDTCEAITINKNNLTIRGNGNAIDALSQSGIFIIQSETFNLDNVTLKNAYSNGNGGAITFDGKVKDIKFINVTFESNYAELYGGAIFFECDVDGFEFVNATFKSNIAGSDGGAIAFDEEIDVSDGSFENVSFVNNTARYGGAIAYSNKMNASDITISDSEFISNSAKNGGAISYNGATLSNMAYVNVLFMNNANNQSSGSTTGGGAISYYSTTDSTNERIINSTFINNTATYGGGAIYYYSGSPRNYSIINTTFIDNRAKYFGGAIYFSSLKDGILTNITCINNRASIGGSAIFFIRECDNNEISNSIFVNNTGYTIYYYNPQTSGDRIVNSVFMNNDAVDIYASSPNVVANYNWFGNNASNYDKKPYHINSPITLDTWLFLNATADESAIYTGDIHYVKFVLGAYNQSSTSIIDEDYGELTQINLDLTSVNETLSKDQSLVGEDVKFYADTVGTGSITAGYFNAEYTIEFTSALGNSSVAIEDLSVYYGTTIEIIADCIGAKSIIPKLYDAEENDITDDYLEYDGFNITIKNTLNIGTYTLNVTTVVDEDNFNPVSNSSTITVNMASSSVTINNVTDGVYNTTTPVIDYVVVNETSVSFNINNVSGIVVANITSVSDLEIALLALDCGNYTVSIFNAKNENINASNATSGEFVIYRASTAVTINDVTNGVYNTTAPDVDYSVINETSVTFMIENENGTVIENMDIANLTAELIKLNAGDYNITIINNEYGNFNASNDTKAFTIIKANSTVYLDDYGALYGEIVNLTAICENATGIVAVIYDENATYYDLEIDGFNITVAGLLLGHYIINVTTLTDGNYNNASISSNLYIYANSGVTVNDVNAIYNETITAIAVCDNATGIMATVYDENGSEVSADIMIDGFNITISGLGAGNYTLNVTTIVEGYFIPASNSSRIYVKRTSSTIILEEHIDSIYGDVIEIEADCINATGISAKVYDKDGNNVSADIMIDGFNITISGLDAGNYTLNVTTVTDNNHFPSSNVSIISVNKTNSSVYIEDFSGIVGQVILLDAICENATGVTVKLYDDNGTEYSNNIIVGEFKLVIFNLPSGHYIINVTTLVDNNHNPADNSSNLEIKIESTVYVDNIAVTYNETVNLEAVCSNAIGINATLYDENASEVPADIMIDGFNITISGLDAGNYILNTTTIVEGYFASVTVSSSVIVNKANSTVYINDSAMVYGNVIDLTAVCENATAINATIYDENYDTVDANITIDGFNIIINDLNSGNYTLVLTTIVSDNYNSATVNSSVYVDKANSTIGLENADINYGDVLNITAICENATAINATIYDENGDVVDANIIIEDFNIIINDLNAGNYTLEVTNLVDDNHYNASACSSVIVNKVNITLILSNASDINPTESEIIVVGLSDLNIDGNLTYTIDGLTYAVEDFIITLDNLAEGNYTVLVELVNDTNYNYASNYTTFTVSKVDYNISVDSEDIKVNETSYVVIKLPGDATGNVTLTVNNDTQVILINESTVFGLNGILSMVIAKDNLTAGNYSVVAIYNGNDKYNPSNAATNFTVSKFDDYPVELTFENNTISIALPEDATGNVSVEIANFTFSGEIVVGDVIIDVSVLDDGTYAANVYYPGDNKYGEYADSINISVSTYIRLTAPSVVKYYGGSERLYVYLLDKDGQGIPDKTIIISINGMTYSRVTDENGVASLALNLGSGEYDVLVKYAEKEVISVNTTVTVKTTVNGTDIVKMFRNDTQYYATFHDSNGNYLANGAEVNFNINGVFYTRYIYGNNGLARLNINLNQGEYIITAINPVTGEMSSNNITVLSRIVENNDLVKYYRNDSQYVVRIIGDDGKPVGAAESVRFNINGVFYTRSTDENGYVKMNINLQPGDYVITAEYNGCMVSNNIVVKPVLYANDLIKKYGTSDQFRALLIDGHGYPYAGQQITFNIHGVFYNRITDVDGYASLNIKLGAAVDEYIITSTYNGASISNKIIIEP; encoded by the coding sequence ATGAAAAAGAGATTATTAATATCACTGTGTTTAGTGTTAGTTTTTTACATATCAATAGCTGGTGCATCAGCTATTGGAGATAATAATCAAACACTTCAAACAGCAAGTGATGCGAATGAAATAATGACTTATTCTATTTATGAATATGATTTTAATGTTGACGAGTCAAATGTGACTCTTTCCGTTAGTGAAAATGAAGACCTATTAACGTCCGGCTTTCTTTATGTTAATGGGTCAGTAAACGAATCCGGTACTGGTGGTGAAGACAGCCCATATAAAACTATTTCCGAGGCCATATCCGCTTCCAGTGAAGGGGACACGATTTTCATTGCTTCTGGAACTTATTTCGGAAGTGATAATATTGCTTTAACTATTGATAGGGAATTGTCCATAATATCTTATGGAAATGAAGATGTGATTATGGATGGTGAAGAAAATTCCTGGATCTGGCATGTTTCATCAAGCAATGTTTTAATCGATGGAATCACATTTATAAATGCTTATGCGAGTAATGGTTCTGCTATTTATTATGAATCAGGTTCCACAAATAATATTATAAATAATTCAAAATTTATTAATAATTATGCTGCTTCTTGTGCCGGAGCTGTATTTTACTATTCAGGTCAAAATTCACAGATTTTAAACACGATTTTTGAAAATAATACTGCATATTCCGGTGGAGCAATCTATTATTATTCGACTTCAAACAATATAACTTATATAAATTCCGTTTTTATCAACAATTCTGCACAAACCGGCGGAGCTCTCTGTTTTGATAATTCAATAGATAATATTAATTTAATAAACTTAAATTTTACAAACAATAAAGCCGACTATGGCAGTGTTTTATATGCAGGGGGTATTAATAGTTTAAATCTTTCAAATGACATTTTCTTGGACAATCAGGCATCCTCCATTAGCTTAATTCCAAGGGTTAACATTTTCAATGACACGATTTCCGCCGTATGGGAAGGTGGAAACAACATTATGAATGCAATCTATGCATCAGGTTTGGAAAACATTAAATTATCCAACGTGACTTACTGGAATGGTGATGGTGTCGTTAACAGTGATGATGCAGAACCGGTTTTTGGCTATTCTGGTCAGAACATAACTCTTGAAATCTATAATGCAGGCAATGATGAGTTGCTTTTCAATGAAACTTACACAACTGATGAAAACGCCAGTGTATTGTTTAATTATTCAAGCTTATCTAAGGATAATTCATTCAAATACGTCATTTATCATGTTGAAGACAGTTATTATACTTCAATAGAATTCACTGACGAATTTAATCCTATTGTGGGAGACTTTGAATCATTGCAATATCTGGTCGATCAGGCATCAGAAAACGACGTAATTGAATTAATGTGCAATTATACATATACTATAGGCATAGACACTTGTGAGGCAATAACAATCAATAAAAATAATCTGACAATCCGGGGTAATGGCAATGCTATTGATGCATTGTCTCAAAGCGGAATTTTCATCATTCAAAGCGAAACTTTCAATCTGGATAATGTAACCTTGAAAAATGCATATTCAAATGGAAACGGGGGAGCAATAACTTTTGATGGAAAAGTTAAAGATATAAAATTTATAAACGTGACTTTTGAGAGTAATTATGCGGAATTATATGGTGGAGCTATATTCTTCGAGTGTGATGTTGACGGCTTTGAATTTGTTAATGCGACTTTCAAAAGCAATATTGCGGGTTCAGATGGTGGAGCCATTGCTTTCGATGAAGAAATAGATGTCAGCGATGGATCTTTTGAAAATGTCTCCTTTGTTAATAATACTGCAAGATATGGGGGTGCAATCGCATACAGTAATAAAATGAACGCATCAGACATCACTATATCAGACTCAGAATTCATAAGCAATTCCGCTAAAAATGGGGGTGCCATATCATATAACGGTGCTACACTCAGCAATATGGCTTATGTTAATGTATTATTCATGAATAATGCTAATAATCAGAGTTCAGGTTCCACTACTGGAGGAGGAGCCATATCCTACTATTCTACAACAGATTCAACTAATGAAAGAATAATCAATTCAACATTCATCAATAACACTGCAACTTATGGAGGGGGTGCGATTTATTATTATAGTGGTTCTCCAAGAAACTATTCAATTATAAATACCACTTTCATAGACAATCGGGCCAAATATTTTGGCGGAGCCATATATTTCTCTTCTCTAAAAGACGGCATATTAACTAATATCACATGCATTAATAATCGTGCAAGTATTGGAGGCAGTGCAATTTTTTTCATCAGGGAATGTGATAACAATGAAATCTCAAACTCAATATTTGTAAACAACACTGGATACACCATCTATTATTATAATCCGCAAACAAGCGGAGACAGAATTGTCAATTCAGTATTTATGAATAATGATGCCGTGGATATTTACGCATCCAGTCCAAATGTTGTTGCTAACTACAATTGGTTTGGGAATAATGCAAGCAATTACGATAAAAAGCCTTATCATATTAACTCACCCATTACGCTGGATACCTGGTTATTCCTAAATGCAACAGCAGATGAAAGTGCAATTTACACTGGCGATATACACTATGTGAAATTCGTTTTGGGAGCATATAACCAATCATCCACCAGTATAATCGATGAGGATTATGGGGAACTGACCCAGATTAATTTAGATTTGACCTCAGTTAATGAAACCCTATCTAAAGACCAATCATTAGTTGGTGAAGATGTTAAATTTTACGCAGACACGGTTGGAACGGGGAGCATCACTGCAGGATATTTCAATGCTGAATATACAATCGAATTTACAAGTGCTTTAGGAAATTCAAGTGTCGCTATTGAAGACCTTTCAGTTTACTATGGAACCACTATCGAAATCATTGCAGACTGCATCGGTGCTAAATCCATCATTCCTAAACTTTATGATGCGGAAGAAAATGACATCACTGACGATTATCTTGAATATGACGGCTTCAATATAACAATTAAAAATACATTGAATATCGGTACATACACATTAAATGTAACTACGGTCGTTGATGAAGATAACTTCAATCCTGTAAGCAATTCATCAACTATTACAGTTAATATGGCTTCTTCCAGTGTAACCATTAATAATGTGACTGATGGTGTTTACAACACTACAACACCAGTCATTGATTACGTTGTTGTTAATGAAACATCTGTATCATTTAACATTAATAATGTGAGTGGCATTGTGGTTGCCAACATTACTTCCGTGTCCGATTTGGAAATTGCTTTGCTGGCTTTGGACTGTGGTAATTACACTGTCAGCATATTCAATGCCAAAAACGAAAATATTAACGCTTCCAATGCAACTAGTGGGGAATTTGTTATTTATCGAGCTTCTACGGCTGTAACTATTAATGATGTGACCAATGGTGTTTATAACACTACCGCACCAGATGTTGATTACAGCGTAATTAATGAGACCAGCGTTACTTTCATGATTGAAAATGAAAACGGCACTGTTATCGAAAATATGGATATCGCGAATCTGACCGCAGAGTTAATCAAGCTAAATGCGGGCGATTATAATATCACAATAATCAACAATGAATATGGTAATTTCAACGCCTCAAACGATACAAAGGCATTCACTATTATTAAAGCCAATTCAACTGTTTATCTTGATGATTATGGTGCTTTGTATGGTGAAATAGTTAACTTAACGGCCATTTGTGAGAATGCAACAGGAATTGTTGCAGTCATTTATGATGAGAATGCAACTTACTATGATTTGGAAATCGATGGATTTAACATTACCGTAGCAGGTCTTCTTCTAGGTCACTACATTATAAATGTAACGACTTTAACCGATGGAAATTATAATAATGCAAGCATTTCCTCAAATCTCTACATTTATGCAAATTCTGGAGTAACTGTTAATGACGTTAATGCTATTTATAATGAGACCATTACGGCTATTGCTGTTTGTGATAATGCCACGGGTATCATGGCTACTGTTTATGATGAAAACGGAAGTGAAGTCTCTGCCGATATAATGATTGACGGATTTAATATCACTATTTCAGGCTTGGGTGCTGGCAATTACACTTTAAATGTAACGACAATTGTAGAAGGATATTTCATTCCTGCAAGCAATTCATCCAGGATTTACGTTAAAAGAACCTCTTCCACCATCATTCTGGAAGAGCATATTGACAGTATTTATGGTGATGTAATTGAAATCGAAGCCGATTGCATCAATGCTACAGGAATTTCAGCAAAAGTATATGATAAGGATGGCAATAATGTGTCAGCTGATATAATGATTGACGGATTTAATATCACTATTTCAGGCTTGGATGCTGGCAATTACACTTTAAATGTAACGACAGTCACGGACAATAACCATTTCCCTTCAAGCAATGTCTCAATCATTTCTGTAAACAAAACGAATTCCAGCGTATACATTGAAGACTTTTCAGGCATAGTGGGTCAGGTAATTCTGTTGGATGCAATTTGTGAAAACGCTACCGGCGTCACGGTTAAATTATATGATGACAACGGAACGGAATATTCCAATAATATTATCGTTGGAGAATTCAAACTGGTTATTTTCAATCTCCCATCAGGCCATTACATTATCAATGTAACAACTCTTGTAGACAATAATCACAATCCTGCGGATAACTCATCAAATCTTGAAATCAAAATTGAATCAACGGTTTATGTTGACAATATCGCCGTAACATATAATGAAACAGTTAATCTTGAAGCCGTATGCAGCAATGCAATCGGAATTAATGCAACACTTTACGATGAAAATGCCAGTGAAGTACCAGCCGATATAATGATTGACGGATTTAATATAACTATTTCCGGTTTGGATGCCGGCAATTATATCCTAAACACAACTACAATCGTAGAAGGATATTTTGCTTCAGTCACAGTTTCCTCAAGTGTTATCGTTAACAAGGCCAATTCCACAGTTTACATAAACGATTCTGCAATGGTTTACGGGAATGTCATTGATTTGACTGCCGTCTGTGAAAATGCTACGGCGATTAATGCAACTATTTACGATGAAAATTATGATACTGTTGATGCAAATATCACTATTGATGGATTTAATATCATTATAAACGATTTAAACTCAGGAAATTACACTTTAGTGTTAACAACAATTGTCAGCGATAACTATAATTCCGCTACTGTCAATTCAAGCGTTTATGTTGATAAGGCCAATTCAACCATTGGTCTGGAAAATGCAGACATCAACTATGGTGATGTTTTAAATATCACTGCAATCTGTGAAAATGCTACGGCGATTAATGCAACTATTTATGATGAAAATGGAGATGTCGTTGATGCAAATATTATTATTGAAGATTTTAACATCATCATCAACGATTTAAATGCTGGAAATTACACGTTGGAAGTAACAAACCTTGTCGATGATAATCATTATAATGCCAGTGCCTGCTCAAGCGTCATAGTTAATAAGGTCAATATCACATTGATTCTTTCGAATGCAAGTGACATCAACCCAACAGAAAGTGAAATAATTGTTGTGGGATTGTCCGATTTAAATATCGATGGAAATTTGACTTACACGATTGACGGATTAACATATGCCGTCGAGGACTTTATTATAACTCTGGACAATTTGGCTGAAGGCAATTACACGGTTTTAGTTGAATTGGTCAATGATACGAACTATAATTACGCGTCAAATTACACCACATTCACTGTAAGCAAGGTTGATTATAATATCAGCGTCGATTCTGAGGACATTAAAGTTAATGAAACCAGCTACGTCGTCATCAAGTTGCCTGGCGATGCAACGGGAAATGTCACGCTCACAGTAAACAATGACACCCAAGTAATTTTAATCAATGAAAGTACAGTATTCGGATTGAACGGTATTCTATCAATGGTAATAGCTAAAGATAATTTAACTGCTGGAAATTATAGTGTTGTAGCTATTTATAATGGTAATGACAAGTATAATCCATCCAATGCAGCTACAAACTTCACAGTATCTAAATTTGATGATTATCCTGTTGAATTAACTTTTGAAAATAACACAATTTCAATTGCATTGCCTGAAGATGCTACAGGCAATGTGAGTGTTGAGATTGCAAACTTCACATTTTCAGGAGAAATTGTTGTTGGAGATGTCATAATAGATGTTTCTGTATTGGACGATGGCACCTATGCCGCAAATGTCTATTATCCGGGAGATAATAAGTATGGCGAATACGCTGATTCAATTAACATTTCAGTATCCACATACATTAGGCTAACCGCTCCAAGTGTTGTTAAATACTATGGGGGATCTGAAAGACTCTATGTTTACCTGCTAGATAAAGACGGACAAGGCATTCCAGATAAGACCATAATCATCAGTATCAATGGTATGACATATTCAAGAGTTACTGATGAAAATGGTGTTGCTTCATTGGCTTTAAATCTGGGCAGTGGTGAATATGACGTTTTAGTAAAATACGCTGAAAAAGAAGTAATTTCTGTAAATACTACAGTAACTGTTAAAACAACTGTCAACGGTACAGATATAGTCAAAATGTTCAGAAATGATACCCAATATTATGCGACATTCCATGACAGCAATGGAAACTATC